In the genome of Stomoxys calcitrans chromosome 4, idStoCalc2.1, whole genome shotgun sequence, the window tcttatgagacaaaagtaccgttagaacaaaaaagcaaagcaaacttgtatttttgtttttattttctaattttagaaatataaagaaacaacatatacaacaatacttaactttattatttttttatgttgttttttaatcattaaaaaagaaattgtcacatgaacgcagactttatggactATGTGTAGGTACATACAGACACATGTCGACACAAAAAAGTTACAAATACATATGCTCCTATAAGACATACATAAGAAAAgtcatattaaaaatatatatacagtcGGATAGCACTAAGATAATTTTTAAGCTAAacaaaattgaactaaattGTGTTTTGGAGGATTTCTTTATATTATGGGTGTTCATTTTATAATAGTAACCGGGTTGCCCATTGCcgttttttgcacaaataacgTTACAGCTTTATActcacattttctttcttttttattttattaatattgattattttcttcttttagcCGGACATGATCATGGTCACAGCATGCACGATATGCATGGGGACGCTCATGCCGGTCACGGGATTTTATCACTGaccactacaacaacaacaacaatgccacCAACAGTGATACCCGCCACACATGAGCACTTGCATCATGCACCAGCTGGACAGAGCGATATGGGACACATGAACCATATGAATCACATGATGAATCATATGATGTCTATGTCGGTAATGTCAAAAAATGTTGACTGTATCCTTAAGATGTTCGATACTACTTTGCAATTTCTTCTATATTTTAGTTTCATTTTGGCTATGAAGAAACAATACTatttgaattttggaaaattgatAGCATCGCTGGCTTAATAGGTTCCATGGCAGGCATATTCATATTGGCCGTTTTATATGAAGGTTTAAAATATTATcgggaatttttgttttggaaaacaTACAATTTATTGGAATATCGCCCAGTTACGGGGCCACAAACTAATCCAGAGGTGGGACAAATACAACCAGCGCCCAGCAATCCAACACCGGTGCAGTAAGTTTGAattgtatattttattattaaagttttaattttatgcTAATACATATACCCCCCACTACATTgcataaaatattaaacaaatttgTGGGATGGTCttgaaattctcaaaaaaaaaaaaaaaattttaagaaccaTGGCAACCCACGAACGaaagaaaattagatttttatacaatgtaaaatatttgtaatatacGAATTTTATTTCCccaccacttggtagaggaCACACACAGATTTATTCGGAATTATAGAAACTGTACGATtatgacaaaatattaaaaattaacaagtaaaaacgttttCCTGGGAACCTACCACAATAAGTGAATAAGCTATGGTTAAGCGTATTGTTTCGGGTGTTGACTGTGTCTATTCGTGAGACAGGGAATGGTGCAGAGCGCAAACTACGAcaggtgatgctaagggcaaTAGACTGGTTGGACTCCCACGGCTTGCAACTTGCCACGCATAAGACAGAGTTGCTACTCTTAATGAGAAAAAATATAccagtggaagtggatatgcACTTAGATGACAACTAGATACAAAGCTGAACTATGTAAAGCAAAAAAGGTGGGCCCCTCCCGCgcaggcgcagactcttaatgaagacatgcaatagcatcctcctTTATGGGAGtgaaatatggggccagacactgcagacagCATGCCGTtcgaaatccctgctctcggtacagaggacggcggctcttagggtcatatcatcctaccCGCAGCCGCAGTAATAGCAAGAATGGTTCCGATGGACCTATAGGCCATGGAGCGAGTCCAGCTCTACACCGAAACTGATCATATACGGGTCATACGAGAGGAGATTGTCGAGAGttggcaacaaaggtggacgAATGAGAATCTGGCCAGATGGACGCGGCGTCAACTATTACCTCACACAGCTGTTGACAGGccatggttacttccggaaatGCCTGCATAGAATGGGAAAATATCCtctaaaaggtacatttatggGGAGCTACAAATTGCAGACGATGTGAAACACACACTTTTCCATGGGTTGTAGGACGCAGGGAATTGGATACACCCACTTGCGACATTTTGACTGGGACAATAGTCCAGAGGATGCTGGAAGATAAAAGGAACTGTTTGGCGGTGATGAGATACGCCGaacaagtcgatttagccctgtccgtccgtctgtcgaaagcatgctaactttcgaaggaataaagataGGCACGACTACATTTTATTTGTGTCGATTGGTTGtgtatagtggaatgcttcatttGGAGTAGCTGCatcggcagtcgcggacaataagCGTTACCAGGGGgagggtctcagtgagaggctgtGCCTCGTTCCGGCTCTTGTCTAAATACTGAGTGGTGTCTATGATCCTTGATATgaaaaggtgagttattggcgcctttaaataaccaatggctaacaTGTTCCCGTGGCGATTGGTCCCTTGGATCGAGACGAGTTTGTTCACCTACAGGCGCTTGACGAGTATCGAAAACTCCATATGCAAATGTTGTGGTTACAACCACAACAAagaaaatgataccaaaactacCCATATCTGAAAGGATAGTATATTCTGGTGGGCCAGAGCGATATGTAATAAAATATCGGTCTCGGCCAACGTTTTAACgtgttttacttgttaatttttgtatttcaaacttaaaaaattaaattttattaatttctttaatatggacaatattttttaactttgtaCAAATTCCCACAATGTGTTGAGGGGTATTACAAAGGTCGGCCTTGACCGTCCAGTTTGTAATTATGATATCTTTATTGTAATATAAATAATACATCTTTACgtaaacatttgtttttgtcttttgtGTCGACTTTTTCCCCCACCTTCCTGGAAACGAAATTCCCGTCACATTTCATCGCTTTTTGTCATACATGCACATAATTTTCATTGTATAAACATTTTCTTGCTAATCCCCTGCATCGTTCGTTCAACTACAGATATGTCGGAGAAGTTATTCATAAGCAACCGTAAGTACATGAAAACAAACAATttgttgtaaaaaatatttaaaaatagaatagAATGAATTTAATAACTTGTTTAGAGTAGTTGTAATTGGCTGTGTTAAGATTTCAAATCCTACGGTTATGGCTATATATTCTCAAACATATAAAacgtaaaaattgtttttgagtTGATCACTTATGCTATTCTATCGTTTGAGTATAAAcgttttaaatctcaaattgtcaaaaaaaaatgtaaataacaaGAATACtttgttttagtttattttaattgttttatgtaTTATGTATAGATATTATTTTCCCATATTGCGGTTGTCGAAGGTATAGTCGAACTTCAACATTTTGCCTAAATGGTTATTGAAGGCGATGGATTTCTTTAATCGAATTCGCTTGTCATCATTCCTAGttgtttaaatattgggttgcccaaaaagtaattgcggattttttaaaagaaagtaaatgcatttttaataaaatttagaatgaactttaatcaaatatactttttttacactttttttctaaagcaagctaaaagtaacagctgagaactgacagaagaaagaatgcaattacagagtcacaagctgtgaaaaaatttgttaacgccgactatatgaaaaatccgcaattactttttgggcaacccaatagtttggagctacttttaaattatgttacttATTACTAGAGAGCGGATACATATGcaaatgcatatattttttggagcttcggaaaaaaaaattgaaaacagaaATTTGTTTCATCGAATGTGGGTTTGGAAAACGCTAAGACATTTTTGCACATTTTATGCAAACTGCATATATTGCATATGTTTGCATatttttggcatattttttgcatattttgcatatattttgcACGCCAGTTATCGAAAATGGCTTAACCGATTAACGCTTATTTTTGTGTGTACCCTTATAATACTGAAACTgaaaaatacgaatctggtgtTAAGTTTGGGGTCAAGCTATTGGGTGATCCGCCCAACCCAAAAGGTTTTTGGCAAATTGGGACAATATCTgattcaaatgtaaggtatttggaCACATGTCATCTAGACTCGACCGATGGGTATCTAAAATTTAGCTCCACAGTATACTAAGATATTACTTAGCACTAGAAAGACCAACCGGTCATAAAAGTAATCTTTAACGGAAATGCGTATACGGTACCTAAATGGACTTACCGGTCATTTTGGCCCCTTGTATAAAATAGTACCACTGttcgtaaattttgtcaaaatactaCTTTAACCGGTTTGGTCCAAGTAGGTACATATATACAAATTCATGGTCTTTCTAGTGTTCAACACTAAGGTGTATTAAAGAAacgacttcttttttttttgcaaaaccccAATACATTGAAAATGCGGaaggcaaatttttaaaaatctgatCAACTTAAATAATAGTGTcaatttaaatgggagctataataagatatagaccgatctgtaccatatatcAAAGATCACAGATATTATAGTCTAAACACaactcgttgtgccaaatttcagccaaatcgggtatttaatacggcttttatgggcttaaaaccttaaatcgggagctatgctaagatatagaccgatctgaaccttattcggcacagttatCAAAGATCTAAACACAACTTGTTGtgccaaattgggtaataaatacggcttttatgggttaaaaccttaaatcgggagatcggtatatatgggagctatgctaaaatatagaccgatctgaaccatattcggcatagATATCAAAGATCTAAACACAACTCGTTGTTCcgaattgcagccaaattgggtaataaatacggcttttatgggttaaaaccttaaatcgggagatcgatatatatgggagctatgctaagatatagaccgatctgaaccatattcagcacagatATCAAAGATCTGAACACAtctcgttgtgccaaatttcagccaaatcgggaaataaatacggcttttatgggcttaaaaccttaaatcaggagatcgttatatatgggagctatgttaagatatagaccgatctgaaccatattcggcacagatatCAAAGATCTGAACACAtctcgttgtgccaaatttcagccaaatcgggtagaaatacggcttttatgggcttaaagccttaaatcgggaaatcgatctatatgggagctatgctaagatatagaccgatctgaaccatatcaaaaATCTAAAGACAACTCGTTGTGCttattttcagcgaaattgggaaataaatacggcttttaagggcctaagaccttaaatcgggaaatcggtctatatgggagttatactaagatataaaccgatctgaaccatatacggcacaGATATCAATGATCTAAACACAtctcgttgtgccaaatttcagccaaatcgggaaataaatacggcttttaagggcccaagaccctaagtcgggagatcggtctatatgggagctatgctaaGATATCAAAGATCTAAACACaactcgttgtgccaaatttcagttattaataagggtaataaatacggattttataggcttaaaaccttaaatcgggagatcggtctatcgggagatcggtctatatgggagctatgctatgatatagaccgatcttattCGGCACAGATATCAAAGTTCTAAACACAACTcgttgtggcaaatttcagccaaatcgggtaataaatacggcttttaagggcctaagacctttaattgggaaatcggcctatattgaAGATATACTaagatatagactgatctgaaccatattcggcacaaatATTTGGGAATTTAACACAattcgttgtgccaaatttcagccaaatcggataataaatgtggcttttataggcgtaagaacctaaatcgggaaACCGGTACAAATTTGGTTTAAAGAGGACATTTATACCCACAAAAGTACTTAGAACCCAAACCATTACATCATTTCAGGTTCTAAACGTATCTATTTTGGCtcgtaaattttgcatatttataccctacaccactactgtggtacagggttgttgttgttgttgttgtagcagtgtgttgtacactgaggcggcagcccttgccgatgaaggacttcatcgggtcaatccggtacatacaaccggctgccttgggattgtacagggtgttataacttagtgaattagtttgtaacacccaaaaggaagtgagatagacccattgataagtataccgatcgactcggaatcactttctgattcgatttagctatgtccgtctgtctgtccatgttaatttgtgtacaaactacaggtcgcgattttcatccgatcgtcttcaaatttggtatggccgtgtttttcggcctagagacgaagcctattgaaatttggaaaaaaatcgcttcagatttggatatagctcccatatatatgttcgtctgatttgcagtaatactgcaataaaatggtcatttgtcgcccaattctctggaaatttgtcaggaaggattttctaatgactctcgactttactggtgaatttcatggaaatcggttcagtattagttatagcacccatatatatgttcgccagattttgggtaatttgcaataatgttgccatttgtcaaccgtagttattaatcgaaatttggcgggaaggattttcttatgactcccgacattacaagtaaatttcatagaaatcggttcagatttggatatagctcccatatatatgttcgtccgatttgcagtaatactgcaataaaatggtcatttgttacccaattctctggaaatttgtcaggaaggatttcctaACTGGATTTccctactggtgaatttcatggaaatcggttcagtattagttatagctcccatatatatgttcgtcagattttgggtaatttgctcgccgaggttcatcaaaaatggttcagaattggatatagctctcacattgtacttatagggtaggtgtagggtattatacagtcggcaccgaccgacttttggcccttccttactggtttttgcatATATCAGACATGACgtgaaaattcgttttcttacacCTAAtaatgctcaaatacaaattttggtcaaaatcgggacacaaacaaaaattgcatataTATCCGCTCTCTACTTATTACAATATGATTCTATTGCATAATTCCACGGAATATGAAACTCACCTTCTACTACGTATGTTGTCGTTTTTTGTCTTCGAATACCGCAATATGGGCGATtgtctatttaatattttaaatattttttctttcaaatataACCTGAATTGCAAGATGGTGTAatgattaaaaatattattgggttgcccaaaaagtaattccggattttttaagagaaagtaaatgaatttttaataaaacttagaatgaactttaatcaaatatacttttttacactttttttctaaagcaagctaaagtaacagctgataactgacagatgaaagaatgcaattaacagagtcaaaagctgtgaaaaaatttgtcaacgccgactatatgaaaaatccgcaattactttttgggcaacccaataaaaacagTGTTGTTTGAAGAATTTTTTCCTTACCAAATTGTTAGACcctattttaacaaaaaaaaaatcactatcTTATTACAGATTTATAAAATGGTGTAACATGGATAAATTTAGCAGAAATGCTTTGTTGTGGCAAGTGTCATGATTATTGAATTTGTTATTCTATATTTTGTTCTTGTTAAATtcagaaaattgttgttacacCTTTTTGCATTTTATGTTATAATGTTATGTTTTTCCAAAACCATTTGTGTTGTATAGTATTTGTTTGTTCTAATTGTTTTAATGATTAAGATGGAATGTTTGCGAATGTATTGATCTTTCTATGGCTGTATTTTCTACTTCAGTAATAGAATTTTATCTTAAATCGCACTGTATTGTCAACTCAAATTTAGAGTCTagaaaggttgttgttgttgttgtaatcacATTCGTATGTGGAGGTGACGTTCCTCGTAAGGTCCATACGTGAGCAAGCTCGGTTCGGTCTATTGgactgatcgccgcgggaacatcatGACCAATAACTCACCTTAAAGCCGTGAGCCTTTGCCTCTcgacttctcactgagactctcctcacgataccgctgattgtcaacgactgcagttgcagctactccgtatatgcAACCTGTTGCtgttgtcgtagcagtgtgttgtgttctatctttcgtctgcttgattttgttgagtatccagatccaggaggccaccgcagcgcagaggttagcatgtccgcctatgacactgaacgcctgggttcgaccatcaga includes:
- the LOC106081969 gene encoding high affinity copper uptake protein 1 isoform X2 produces the protein MDHSEHSMDHHAGHDHGHSMHDMHGDAHAGHGILSLTTTTTTTMPPTVIPATHEHLHHAPAGQSDMGHMNHMNHMMNHMMSMSFHFGYEETILFEFWKIDSIAGLIGSMAGIFILAVLYEGLKYYREFLFWKTYNLLEYRPVTGPQTNPEVGQIQPAPSNPTPVQYVGEVIHKQPPTMFSLNHFIQTALHMVQVTVSFLLMLIFMTYNVWLCLAVVVGAAVGYFLFCWKKSVIVDVTEHCH
- the LOC106081969 gene encoding high affinity copper uptake protein 1 isoform X1, translating into MDHSEHSMDHHAGHDHGHSMHDMHGDAHAGHGILSLTTTTTTTMPPTVIPATHEHLHHAPAGQSDMGHMNHMNHMMNHMMSMSFHFGYEETILFEFWKIDSIAGLIGSMAGIFILAVLYEGLKYYREFLFWKTYNLLEYRPVTGPQTNPEVGQIQPAPSNPTPVQYVGEVIHKQPFIKWCNMDKFSRNALLWPTMFSLNHFIQTALHMVQVTVSFLLMLIFMTYNVWLCLAVVVGAAVGYFLFCWKKSVIVDVTEHCH
- the LOC106081969 gene encoding high affinity copper uptake protein 1 isoform X3 — encoded protein: MDHSEHSMDHHAGHDHGHSMHDMHGDAHAGHGILSLTTTTTTTMPPTVIPATHEHLHHAPAGQSDMGHMNHMNHMMNHMMSMSFHFGYEETILFEFWKIDSIAGLIGSMAGIFILAVLYEGLKYYREFLFWKTYNLLEYRPVTGPQTNPEVGQIQPAPSNPTPVQPTMFSLNHFIQTALHMVQVTVSFLLMLIFMTYNVWLCLAVVVGAAVGYFLFCWKKSVIVDVTEHCH